tgtTCTAGCACAATACAGACCTCCCTTCAAAAACTTCTTACAGTTTGGTAGCTTGATGCACTGAGacttttaaaaacttttcacttttaaacacCAAACtttctcaaaaataaaattaaaaagacttTGGTTTGCATAGTGCAGGTGTAAAaagaatattattttatgtgtggtACATTTACACAGTTGGGGTAACCAGCAGAAGTTCTCTGGTGACTCTGTGTGGTTGGGTGCATTAGAGATAAACAGAAGGCCTGAGACTATGTAAAATGGTCTTAGGCAAACCAACTATTCCTAAATGTGGACAAGCCCAATGAGCTaatcattgacttcaggaggaagaggacactggtaaagcccatcaccatccaggaaGTAGAAGTAGTGGACCACTATTAGTGCCTGGGAGTCACATGAACAACAGTCTTAATCTAAGTCTATACTGGTTGATATTTGTTGAAACACTATTGAAACACTGACATGTATCTCAAAAATAATTTCCTTGTGTACACGAACAGTAAGTAAATAATGTATgctaattcctttttttttaaaaaaatatattattatttttccttttacacTGAAATTCTATGGCTGGAAACTAAACACTTATAATTTAAGTTGaaattatttattgaacttaATAGGTATCTGGTCTTCCAAcacatttgtttcagtttgttttgtctaATTGGGCTTATACCCAGCACTTATTAGCTTCTAGACTtcattattttccatatttCAGCCTGAAGTCAAGTTCAAAATCAGTGTATGCGCAGGGCCAGTACACACTGTACCTACCTTTGTCTAAAATTTTGTCAATATGAATAGGTAATTACAGAGCTTTATACGTGGAAATGGAAATTTCTgaataaagttgttgtttttcagcatgttgatcttattttctttttgcttatATTGTAAGTGAATAAAAACCTTTCGAAATGGGACAGACAACAAGTAGCCACAGAACTGTGCGTGTTCACACGTTGACCAGCAGGGGCGCCAAATTACTGACGTACTCGGACGGAAGCGCAAAGGATTATGGGACTTTTAGTTCTCAGTGGGGGACGGCTGGACTGATAACACAGCGAAGAATAAAATCAAGACATTTGCCGCTGAAAATATAATATCAGCGTTGAATTCATCTTAATTGCGAGCTCCGTATACTCCGAGTCCGGATAAATTCAGGCGGATTCAGTCGTCGTACGAAGAAAAGCGGCTCACTtttggtgaaaaataaacaggaagttgttagCGTTGTGGGACGTGTAGTTCCGCTTGCAGGCCGCCGAGCTTGATAACAACGcatagaaaaaagaaacaacaataaaataatctaaaCTTAATCTGAGGCCTGCGTTTTAACCATTGGTGTCGAGGTAAACATGCCCGGGTTCACCTGCTGTGTCCCTGGCTGCTACAACAACTCACACCGGGACCGGGACCTGCGCTTCTACACATTTCCTAAGGACACCACGCTGAGGGAGCTGTGGCTGAGGAACATCTCCCGGGCCGGGGTCAGCGGCTGCTTCAGCACCTTCCAGCCCACCACGGGACACCGAGTCTGCAGCGTGCATTTCGCCGGCGGGAGGAAAACCTACAGCATCCGAGTGCCGTCCCTCTTCCCGCTGCGGGGGGTGAATGAACGCAGGAGTCGGAGAGGCAGGGGCAAGAAAGCGTCCTCGGCGGTTCCTGCCCCCGCCGCGGCCGCGACCTCCGGGATTGTCGTCACCAGCGTACTGGGCAACACGGCAGAAGGGGCCGAGGGCAACGCAGGCGGCGAGGCGAGCGACGACAGCATCACCGTGGTTCAGATAGGCCAAAACGGGGAGTACCTGGGCACGGCGCGGCTACCGGTCCATTCACAGGGGACCTGTTTCCCCGAGCCGATCAGCGCTGCAGAGGAGCTGACGGCCGACGACTCGTCGGTCGAAACGGGGTCATCTGTGCAGTATGTCAGCGTGACCAGCAGCCCGCTGGACCACTCGTACTCCCTGACCACCGGCACTACGTCCGCAGAGCTGCTGCGAAAACTGAACGAGC
The sequence above is drawn from the Mugil cephalus isolate CIBA_MC_2020 chromosome 3, CIBA_Mcephalus_1.1, whole genome shotgun sequence genome and encodes:
- the thap11 gene encoding THAP domain-containing protein 11; this encodes MPGFTCCVPGCYNNSHRDRDLRFYTFPKDTTLRELWLRNISRAGVSGCFSTFQPTTGHRVCSVHFAGGRKTYSIRVPSLFPLRGVNERRSRRGRGKKASSAVPAPAAAATSGIVVTSVLGNTAEGAEGNAGGEASDDSITVVQIGQNGEYLGTARLPVHSQGTCFPEPISAAEELTADDSSVETGSSVQYVSVTSSPLDHSYSLTTGTTSAELLRKLNEQRDIIALMEVKMKEMKATIRQLRVAEAKLQEEVRERDRLLYGHSVAGSVRKKI